A stretch of Myxocyprinus asiaticus isolate MX2 ecotype Aquarium Trade chromosome 42, UBuf_Myxa_2, whole genome shotgun sequence DNA encodes these proteins:
- the LOC127432896 gene encoding uncharacterized protein LOC127432896 isoform X2 — protein MPDFCAAANCNPSTDQSNVSFFRFPLDPDRCKQWIGNCRRPDLESKTPEFLHRNYKLCSKHFETSMICQQSALKSILKEDAVPTLFDFTTNEEMAQNSSRKRTREKTEEETVVTKKTKGTTDNSKLSEITAEAEVNVESDPVENIETQNPPLHDESEKEDPAISKAKETLKDYFKETLALTGFSICNNPALNSAKPLGKDPAGPLSVNAICAEKIDRREVLTLGEDVMREEIRNGLRLARFFSILLEDKINTEGQDQIPVFVRSMTGVGFPQKHLMGFLPCDIDSDNLFLMLISEIRNKWGLRMEHCRGFTYLSTGSMCLKLKELACRMLRDFPQVVLAPSDPYAFNVWLIRSIPILSIQEVVGTVEEVAAVIRQSETLAKKLEAKITASYGHIKGEVDRVKDACHNHWEYGTDAFQTMLEILEPVLNSIGEMCTSALSDVDAETVEALLKLKEKLKNFNFIITLVVLKSTLCCVSILNPSLRGIISVSSTLQYTISNALKLLTKHMQEIAIFHRKWFSDAVCRAKKLGVPVSLPVDLVTNGEDAEKAQSSLEDYYREALSKLVLQYLVDEVKRVLGPEMIRILRWLSLVPSYMADHNFSIRKDKVADANLNNLARPDSFYDELGCWEVKWRHASKRRILPTNVYATLKIPDIGFYPNIQSLLRVLGTIPCIRAEADVYGQYEMVLDRYRSYMKEVPAEKRLCNMAFVYVNQDVHFSIEEMVEAYVKKYPEILEQLREDEVMEVQPSVPETSANDTTKEDMEEPREMTLNMETERQKLPECAETDKEALKSALQAAVTAAYCRQSRQSHGDQDQEVEYVTKSEINEVLKVCEDVVRERILSEVGNAFFSLFIDRVVKLGETDYLPMFLRFVDSFDVMRLELMGFVEVTLDTEDMCERLFDVITKEWHLDLSYCRGQAYLGSGEVSYKLKAFACKIQEKYPLAICTHCSCYSFNTWWSRSVPVAAIVRAIDTLEEIVSFFRSTPALEKQLDEVLAIGLRESYEKIHELQGKFCSSWLEKHDSYEVFSQILEPLAVCLENISNGMPQKWSLAVSNRAKRLIQFIRDFDFIVAMVTLKNASSFTRELSAALQKDHFSAASQLCQISGIVATLNRVKTNIKVFHQNWFDEACAFAQNMGVQVKLPDSVTVPRDSLLKPGTYYKDTTSVPLVDHLINMVKDYFSDDHKEALNLLSLVPSSVTMSYVFETLKSKPPLYVGDLPDPDNFFTELSCWKVKWKTKVVSLTIPETIFQTLRLPLMQYFVNINTLLKIMCVLPSTALEYCGDVKRHTMYQDYLRNTSRKDRSPCLAMLQVGTDFNRDLDRMVAQCLRVTPKTLEGICLDKESKTLVRTAEIKIEDDNQEDGVEVRDTVQDRDSRKQVMNSQMAIKGIVQEAAECIETQQQSENSVEVVTEEQNKKPDVEEQTVDKNCHSVEPANNIQNFVKVFKQAAMVARRNCSLIDLSKQEQDDVVQKLSSCHWVQEEGKLFSEGEMLQNIVKAIRETILTEVQDSPFFSIIIDRAISVGEAKFLPVFVRYVNDCIPKVELIGFLPFDESSDVNLQAKALSATLEDEWGLQMGCCRGQSIMCMGTGSQSLRKMAMDFLESYPLAVNTPSESCGLAYWLALSLQNASITKVLDIAEDVLQFFDQSPRLESELAKTMDGLLNTPREALAEIPETCLSRWKKREDFFDILVDMLEGALNCLDLVTTNPSGSWSSNMSLHAQTLSTAIRQADFVIPLVILKNACAPLRNCSTVFRCGNPADIICELEKIVPIIDSLSKMLENASAVHSTWFEEAVELATKVTGSLSYPESVSGYKSPEVFYKETVSLPVLNSLIEEMKFNFSENHLKALKVLSLLPTCNPLPILPESTDKLHTIYMSDLPEPETAEEDINTWATLWREKYQDVSPPTSISETLLHNEAKNLPNVATLLKLVAVLPSISMECDLMKTTLNSLRTLVRDGIFSRGSKSDAVVLLMHRQILQSLDEVIEKCMESDPESHQFLAQVKARANHLRMESEVIAMAPQEITEDTNGSDCPQVAKDAVIEVNSAASEEISMETNGSTCIELAKDTSVITTPEQQSSLTLDSSDKHTTALQVIHACSSLIISTPHQPTESIQDATKQSKAVEQDRTGELMAVQDVNDGSDVLDQCGIGLTLREDQSASNQLMAVGQGRIEKSEMELQVRTGQLVSVYQNETDQPMEVDESGNEQFVAPDQGETDQPAIREQIVPDSFMEAGQVKTDQSLVEGQDEGCHTVTGLAHEGGTGPLGSGDQNASVQLSAVGHGINDQVVSGYQSESDQVMEVDQSGDYQSVAADQGGTDQPATEQSVAEQLTVGQVETGQSVLEGQNEVCQIVTGLGDEGGNAKLVTWAQIGSDQLVAVDDSKKDQSILADKYGTGQSVTGDKSVADQFVAVGQVETEHSVVACQVEADQTETANEDEASRLVSEDQNESEQLMFVDTSNDQSVTADQIVTDQFMTVGLDKTVYSIVEHETETDQSETDLANVGAVDKLVSGEQGGSDPLIVVVDSGNVQSVTTNQNGTGQSVTGDQSIADQFIVVGQVETDNSVVESQEKAGLTEIGLANEGGTAPLISEDQGGSDQLMEVDSGSDQSITADQSRIGQSVTGVQCVAVQFMAVEVETNHTIVESQEKAGLTEMGLANEGRTGQIVSGDQSGSEQIMVVDSGSDQSITADQNRIGQSIRGEKNFADLFMALEVETDRSIVKGQENVGQTEIGLANEGGTGQLVSGGQSGSEQLMVVDSGNDQFLTADQSGTCQSVIDQHIALPFMAVEVDTDHSIVEGQNEAGQTEIGLANESASHLVSDYQIGSYQLMVVDDSENDQSVTAEQNGTGQSVTGDQSVPDQFVAVGQVETDQFIVEGQNEAGQTETELVNGGGTGQLVSDNQCGSDQLMVVDESGNDQSVRDQVATHQPTVEGLGGAGQMISWNQSVTDQPMADECCENDQTVVKARVGTSLSSTYNQSVPDQFVSLSQDGTDQIVPGNLSGIDQARPDQPKVAAKHGTEQFSLAAPNDSETAAVHADPDLPSITDHSIPASHDINDQSLPHDITDHSSAPEIEGTDQCKTTVQDGANKVATLDGTGPAQRVLTLYDTAAREELLKELCGIKYFTIVIEEELEIDGQAYIPVGIHYLDKQDDQCENILAFIPLVKNITSFVDTLTFVLSEKWGLNLAFCRGQTLARPSASGSQMRQASALLSQRLSHAFGVLNPLTLKALTASASSLREIMHSFECLEQLLRWFSDDVQRRVRLEKAVVHLFQQDEKANELKAKLSSNQWAMSHEILEHSTDILEAIILCLNEMKGDHDNEANATQAQSFLSTIQNFDFILTIVIMKNILSLTKNLCQSLQGNSYDVYQAVNSQPDFLSSLSELKNRIDSHHQIWFQEAFALASKLQATMYLSLQPPVNVHYREDISKRTIEHCIAEVEGLSQDILSALRCLQVVPYVMSKVEGCCKDIEFVKVFQEDLPDPDSLQAELQRWWDRWQGPIASHQYLPDTIIGTLKTSDIQSFPNISTILRLLAVLSCSSMQSSFRQGKITSELYPL, from the exons aCCGAAGAGGAGACGGTTGTCACAAAGAAAACTAAAG GTACCACAGATAACTCAAAGCTCTCTGAAATAACAGCAGAAGCTGAAGTTAATGTTGAGAGTGACCCTGTTGAGAACATCGAAACGCAAAATCCTCCTTTACATGATGAATCAGAGAAGGAGGATCCTGCTATTTCCAAAGCCAAGGAAACTTTGAAAGACTACTTCAAGGAGACTTTAGCTTTAACTGGTTTCAGCATCTGCAACAATCCAGCTCTCAACTCTGCCAAACCACTGGGAAAAGACCCAGCTGGACCACTCTCTGTCAATGCCATATGTGCAGAGAAGATTGACCGGAGAGAAGTGCTCACCTTAGGAGAGGATGTTATGCGTGAAGAGATTCGCAATGGATTGCGCCTTGCGCGCTTTTTCTCCATACTTCTCGAAGACAAGATAAACACTGAGGGCCAGGACCAGATCCCTGTGTTTGTACGCTCAATGACAGGTGTAGGCTTCCCACAAAAGCACCTTATGGGATTCCTTCCCTGTGACATTGACTCTGACAATCTTTTTCTCATGCTTATATCTGAGATCCGCAATAAGTGGGGCCTGCGAATGGAGCACTGCCGCGGGTTCACATACCTGTCAACCGGTAGCATGTGTCTTAAGTTGAAGGAACTCGCCTGCAGGATGCTGCGGGATTTTCCACAGGTGGTGTTAGCCCCCTCTGACCCTTACGCCTTCAATGTGTGGTTGATTCGCTCCATACCTATCCTTTCAATTCAAGAGGTTGTTGGTACTGTTGAGGAGGTCGCCGCTGTTATTAGGCAGTCTGAAACTCTGGCGAAGAAGCTTGAGGCCAAGATCACTGCTTCATATGGCCACATCAAAGGTGAGGTGGACAGAGTCAAGGATGCTTGCCATAACCATTGGGAATATGGCACCGATGCTTTCCAGACAATGCTTGAAATCTTGGAGCCCGTTTTGAACAGCATTGGAGAGATGTGCACCAGTGCCCTTTCAGATGTAGACGCAGAAACCGTTGAAGCACTTCTAAAGCTTAAAGAGAAGCTAAAGAATTTTAACTTCATTATTACTCTTGTGGTCTTGAAGAGCACATTGTGCTGTGTAAGCATCCTGAACCCCAGTCTCAGGGGAATAATCAGTGTCAGCAGCACTTTACAATACACAATCTCCAACGCCTTAAAGCTTCTCACCAAACATATGCAGGAGATCGCCATTTTTCATAGGAAGTGGTTCTCTGATGCAGTGTGCAGGGCTAAAAAGTTGGGTGTGCCGGTCAGTCTGCCAGTAGATTTGGTGACAAATGGTGAAGATGCAGAGAAAGCCCAGTCCTCATTGGAGGATTACTACAGGGAAGCACTGAGCAAGTTGGTCTTGCAATACCTTGTTGATGAAGTCAAAAGAGTCCTAGGTCCTGAAATGATAAGAATCCTCAGATGGTTGTCATTGGTGCCATCGTACATGGCTGACCACAATTTTAGCATCCGCAAAGACAAAGTTGCTGATGCTAACCTGAATAACTTGGCTCGACCTGACTCCTTTTATGATGAGCTGGGCTGTTGGGAAGTGAAATGGAGGCATGCTAGCAAGCGACGGATTCTTCCCACCAATGTATATGCTACCCTCAAGATCCCAGATATAGGCTTTTACCCAAATATACAGAGCCTGTTGAGGGTGCTGGGTACCATTCCATGTATCAGAGCTGAAGCAGATGTGTATGGGCAGTATGAGATGGTGCTTGACAGGTATCGCTCTTATATGAAGGAGGTACCAGCAGAAAAGAGACTGTGCAATATGGCCTTTGTTTATGTGAATCAAGATGTTCACTTCAGCATTGAGGAAATGGTGGAGGCGTATGTTAAGAAATATCCGGAAATCCTGGAGCAATTGCGTgag GATGAAGTGATGGAAGTGCAGCCATCAG TTCCAGAAACCAGTGCAAATGACACTACTAAAGAAGATATGGAAGAACCAAGAGAGATGACTTTAAATATGGAAACTGAGAGACAGAAACTGCCTGAATGTGCAGAAACTGATAAAGAAGCTTTGAAATCTGCATTACAGGCTGCTGTCACTGCAGCCTATTGCAGGCAAAGCAGACAATCCCATGGTGATCAAGATCAAGAAGTGGAATACGTGACCAAATCTGAGATTAATGAAGTCCTTAAAGTGTGTGAGGATGTTGTCAGGGAAAGAATTCTTTCAGAGGTTGGAAATGCATTCTTCTCCCTTTTTATTGACCGTGTTGTCAAGCTTGGAGAGACCGACTACTTACCCATGTTCCTCAGATTTGTTGATAGTTTTGATGTCATGCGCCTTGAGCTTATGGGATTTGTCGAGGTGACTCTGGACACAGAGGACATGTGTGAACGACTTTTTGATGTCATAACTAAAGAGTGGCATCTGGATTTAAGCTACTGTAGGGGTCAAGCTTACCTTGGCTCAGGTGAAGTGTCCTACAAGCTCAAAGCCTTTGCATGCAAAATACAGGAGAAGTATCCACTTGCTATATGCACACACTGCTCATGTTACTCTTTCAATACTTGGTGGTCAAGGTCCGTTCCTGTCGCCGCAATCGTCAGAGCCATAGATACATTAGAGGAGATAGTGTCATTTTTCCGCAGCACTCCTGCCCTTGAGAAACAATTAGATGAAGTCTTAGCCATAGGCCTGAGAGAGAGCTATGAGAAAATCCATGAGCTTCAAGGAAAATTCTGCTCCTCTTGGCTGGAGAAGCATGACTCGTATGAAGTCTTTTCTCAGATTCTAGAGCCTTTGGCAGTGTGTCTCGAAAATATTAGTAACGGCATGCCACAAAAATGGAGTTTGGCAGTATCCAACCGAGCCAAGAGACTGATTCAGTTCATTCGGGACTTTGACTTCATCGTGGCAATGGTTACACTGAAAAATGCCTCGTCCTTCACTAGAGAACTTAGTGCAGCACTACAGAAAGACCATTTTAGTGCTGCCTCACAGCTCTGCCAGATCAGTGGCATTGTGGCCACGCTCAACCGGGTGAAGACCAACATCAAGGTTTTTCATCAAAACTGGTTTGATGAAGCTTGTGCTTTTGCACAAAATATGGGTGTGCAGGTTAAATTGCCTGATAGTGTGACAGTTCCAAGGGACAGCCTCTTGAAGCCAGGTACGTACTACAAAGACACAACTAGTGTCCCTTTAGTTGATCACCTCATAAACATGGTGAAGGACTATTTCTCTGATGACCACAAGGAGGCGCTAAATCTTTTGTCCCTGGTCCCGAGCTCTGTTACGATGAGCTATGTTTTTGAAACTCTCAAGTCAAAACCTCCATTGTACGTCGGTGACCTTCCGGATCCTGACAACTTTTTCACTGAGCTCAGCTGCTGGAAAGTTAAGTGGAAAACAAAAGTGGTTAGTTTAACCATACCAGAGACCATTTTCCAGACTTTGCGCCTACCACTCATGCAGTATTTTGTAAACATCAATACGTTGCTGAAGATTATGTGCGTGTTGCCAAGCACTGCTCTGGAATACTGCGGCGATGTGAAGCGGCATACAATGTATCAAGACTACTTGAGAAACACCTCGCGTAAGGACAGATCACCTTGTTTAGCCATGCTTCAGGTGGGCACAGACTTCAACAGAGACCTAGACAGGATGGTTGCTCAATGCTTAAGGGTCACCCCAAAGACTCTAGAGGGCATATGCCTG GACAAAGAATCCAAAACTTTAGTGAGGACTGCTGAAATAAAAATAGAGG ATGACAATCAAGAAGATGGAGTAGAGGTCAGGGACACTGTACAG GACAGAGACTCCAGGAAACAAGTGATGAATTCACAGATGGCAATCAAAG GAATCGTCCAAGAGGCAGCAGAGTGCATAGAGACACAGCAACAGTCTGAAAACTCAGTTGAAGTGGTGACTGAGGAGCAAAACAAAAAACCTGATGTAGAGGAGCAGACTGTGGATAAGAATTGCCATTCTGTTGAGCCTGCAAACAACATTCAGAACTTTGTAAAAGTCTTCAAACAGGCAGCTATGGTTGCAAGGAGAAACTGCTCATTGATCGACCTCAGTAAACAAGAGCAAGATGATGTTGTTCAGAAGCTTTCATCATGTCATTGGGTTCAGGAAGAAGGGAAGTTGTTTTCAGAGGGGGAAATGCTGCAAAACATTGTGAAAGCCATAAGAGAAACGATCCTCACTGAAGTTCAGGACTCCCCTTTCTTTTCCATCATCATTGATAGAGCTATCTCAGTGGGTGAGGCCAAGTTCCTACCAGTCTTTGTTAGATATGTGAATGACTGCATTCCCAAAGTGGAGCTCATAGGTTTTCTGCCCTTTGATGAAAGTTCTGATGTAAATTTGCAAGCAAAGGCCCTGTCAGCCACTCTTGAGGATGAATGGGGACTTCAGATGGGCTGCTGTCGTGGCCAGTCCATCATGTGCATGGGTACAGGGAGCCAAAGTCTTAGGAAGATGGCCATGGACTTTCTAGAGAGCTATCCGTTAGCTGTGAACACACCAAGTGAGTCTTGTGGACTTGCCTACTGGCTGGCTTTAAGCCTACAGAATGCCTCCATCACAAAGGTTCTAGACATAGCTGAGGATGTGTTACAGTTTTTTGACCAGTCACCTAGACTAGAGAGTGAGCTTGCCAAAACCATGGATGGGCTTCTAAATACCCCGCGTGAAGCACTTGCAGAGATCCCAGAGACCTGCTTGTCCAGATGGAAGAAGAGAGAAGACTTCTTTGATATTCTGGTGGACATGCTGGAGGGAGCCTTGAACTGCTTGGATTTAGTGACCACAAATCCCAGTGGATCATGGAGTAGCAATATGTCGCTGCATGCTCAGACCCTGTCCACAGCTATCAGGCAGGCTGATTTTGTAATTCCCTTAGTGATTTTGAAGAACGCCTGTGCTCCCTTGAGGAACTGCAGCACTGTGTTTCGCTGTGGAAACCCTGCTGATATTATCTGCGAGCTTGAGAAAATTGTGCCAATAATAGATTCTCTAAGCAAGATGTTGGAAAATGCGAGTGCAGTGCATTCTACTTGGTTTGAGGAGGCAGTGGAACTGGCTACTAAGGTCACAGGATCGCTATCATATCCAGAATCTGTCAGTGGCTACAAGTCACCTGAAGTGTTCTACAAGGAAACAGTGAGCTTACCAGTTCTTAATAGTTTGATTGAAGAAATGAAGTTCAATTTCTCAGAGAATCACCTGAAAGCTCTAAAGGTGTTGTCCCTGCTGCCGACCTGTAACCCTCTACCCATTCTCCCAGAATCCACCGATAAATTGCACACCATCTACATGAGTGATCTCCCTGAACCAGAAACAGCTGAGGAAGACATTAACACCTGGGCCACATTATGGAGGGAAAAGTATCAAGATGTTTCTCCTCCCACCTCCATCTCTGAGACATTGCTCCACAATGAAGCCAAAAATCTTCCAAATGTTGCAACACTTCTTAAGCTAGTGGCTGTGTTACCTAGCATTAGCATGGAGTGCGATCTTATGAAGACCACTCTGAACTCCTTGAGGACTTTAGTCAGAGATGGTATCTTCAGTAGGGGTAGTAAGAGCGATGCTGTTGTGCTTCTTATGCATCGCCAGATACTCCAGAGCCTGGATGAGGTGATTGAGAAATGCATGGAGAGTGATCCAGAGAGTCATCAATTTCTTGCTCAG gtaaaagcaagagccaatcacctgagaATGGAAAGTG AGGTGATTGCCATGGCTCCACAAGAGATCACTGAGGATACAAATGGTTCTGATTGTCCACAGGTGGCAAAGGATGCTGTTATTG AAGTTAACTCCGCTGCTTCAGAGGAAATTTCAATGGAAACCAATGGCTCTACTTGTATAGAATTGGCTAAAGATACATCTGTCATAACTACACCTGAGCAACAGTCATCTTTAACACTTGACAGCTCTGATAAACACACAACTGCACTTCAGGTCATCCATGCTTGCAGCTCACTAATAATCAGCACACCTCACCAACCAACAGAATCCATCCAAGATGCCACTAAGCAATCCAAAGCAGTTGAACAAGATAGAACTGGTGAACTGATGGCAGTTCAAGATGTAAATGATGGGTCTGATGTACTTGATCAATGTGGAATTGGTCTGACATTAAGAGAAGATCAAAGTGcatctaatcagttaatggctgtgGGTCAAGGTAGAATTGAGAAGTCTGAAATGGAACTGCAAGTTAGAACTGGTCAGTTAGTATCAGTCTATCAAAATGAAACCGATCAACCCATGGAAGTTGATGAGAGTGGAAATGAACAGTTTGTAGCACCAGATCAAGGTGAAACTGACCAGCCAGCAATAAGGGAACAAATAGTACCAGATTCATTCATGGAAGCTGGGCAAGTTAAAACTGATCAGTCTTTAGTAGAAGGCCAAGATGAAGGTTGTCACACTGTAACAGGGTTGGCACATGAAGGTGGAACTGGCCCGTTGGGATCAGGGGATCAAAATGCATCTGTTCAGCTCTCGGCAGTTGGTCATGGCATAAATGATCAGGTGGTGTCAGGGTATCAAAGCGAAAGTGATCAGGTTATGGAAGTTGATCAGAGTGGAGATTATCAGTCTGTTGCAGCAGATCAGGGTGGAACTGATCAACCAGCAACTGAACAAAGTGTAGCTGAGCAGTTAACAGTTGGTCAAGTTGAAACTGGTCAGTCTGTATTAGAAGGTCAGAATGAAGTTTGTCAGATAGTAACTGGGTTAGGAGATGAAGGGGGGAATGCTAAGTTGGTAACATGGGCTCAAATTGGATCTGATCAACTTGTGGCAGTCGATGACTCTAAAAAGGATCAGTCCATTTTAGCAGATAAATATGGAACTGGCCAATCAGTAACTGGAGATAAAAGTGTAGCTGATCAGTTCGTGGCAGTTGGCCAAGTGGAAACTGAACATTCAGTAGTTGCATGTCAGGTTGAGGCTGATCAGACAGAAACCGCAAATGAAGATGAAGCTAGTCGGTTAGTATCAGAGGATCAAAATGAATCTGAGCAGCTTATGTTTGTTGACACTTCAAATGATCAGTCTGTAACAGCAGATCAGATTGTTACTGATCAGTTCATGACAGTTGGTCTAGATAAAACTGTTTATTCTATAGTAGAGCATGAAACTGAGACTGATCAGTCAGAAACGGATTTAGCAAATGTAGGTGCAGTTGATAAATTAGTATCAGGGGAGCAAGGTGGATCTGATCCGCTCATTGTAGTTGTTGACTCTGGAAATGTTCAGTCTGTAACAACAAATCAAAATGGAACTGGTCAGTCAGTAACAGGAGATCAGAGTATAGCTGATCAGTTCATAGTAGTAGGTCAAGTTGAAACTGATAATTCTGTAGTAGAGAGTCAAGAAAAGGCTGGTTTGACAGAAATAGGATTAGCAAATGAAGGTGGAACTGCTCCATTAATATCAGAGGATCAGGGTGGATCTGATCAGCTCATGGAAGTTGACTCTGGAAGTGATCAGTCCATAACAGCAGATCAAAGTAGAATTGGTCAGTCAGTAACAGGAGTTCAGTGTGTAGCTGTTCAATTTATGGCAGTTGAAGTTGAAACCAATCATACTATAGTAGAGAGTCAAGAAAAGGCTGGTCTGACAGAAATGGGATTAGCAAATGAAGGTAGAACTGGTCAGATAGTATCAGGGGATCAAAGTGGATCTGAGCAGATCATGGTAGTTGACTCTGGAAGTGATCAGTCCATAACAGCAGATCAAAATCGAATTGGTCAGTCAATAAGAGGAGAGAAAAATTTTGCTGATCTATTCATGGCACTTGAAGTTGAAACTGATCGTTCTATAGTAAAGGGTCAAGAAAATGTTGGTCAGACAGAAATCGGATTAGCAAACGAAG GTGGAACTGGTCAGTTAGTATCAGGGGGTCAAAGTGGATCTGAGCAGCTCATGGTAGTTGACTCTGGAAATGATCAGTTTCTAACCGCTGATCAAAGTGGAACCTGTCAGTCAGTAATAGATCAACATATTGCTCTTCCCTTTATGGCAGTTGAAGTTGACACTGATCATTCTATAGTAGAGGGTCAAAATGAGGCTGGCCAGACAGAAATTGGGTTGGCAAATGAAAGTGCTAGTCACTTGGTATCAGATTATCAAATTGGATCTTATCAGCTGATGGTAGTTGATGACTCTGAAAATGACCAGTCTGTAACAGCTGAGCAAAATGGAACTGGTCAGTCAGTAACAGGAGATCAAAGTGTACCTGATCAGTTTGTGGCAGTTGGTCAAGTTGAAACTGATCAGTTTATAGTAGAGGGTCAAAATGAAGCTGGTCAGACAGAAACTGAATTAGTGAATGGAGGTGGAACTGGTCAGTTGGTATCAGATAATCAGTGTGGATCCGATCAGCTCATGGTAGTTGATGAGTCTGGAAATGACCAGTCAGTAAGAGACCAAGTTGCAACTCATCAGCCCACAGTAGAAGGTCTAGGTGGAGCTGGTCAAATGATATCATGGAATCAAAGTGTAACTGATCAGCCCATGGCAGATGAATGCTGTGAAAATGATCAGACTGTAGTTAAAGCTAGAGTTGGAACTAGTCTTTCAAGTACATATAATCAGAGTGTACCTGATCAGTTTGTGTCACTTAGTCAGGATGGAACTGATCAGATTGTACCAGGGAATCTAAGTGGAATTGATCAGGCTCGCCCTGACCAGCCTAAAGTAGCTGCAAAACATGGCACAGAACAGTTCAGTTTAGCAGCTCCAAATGACTCAGAAACTGCAGCAGTACATGCTGACCCTGATCTGCCCTCTATTACTGACCATTCCATACCTGCttcacatgatattaatgatCAGTCCTTGCCACATGATATTACTGATCATTCCTCAGCACCAGAAATAGAAGGCACAGACCAGTGTAAAACAACGGTACAGGATGGTGCCAACAAAGTAGCTACCCTGGATGGCACTGGTCCTGCACAAAGAGTTTTGACCCTCTATGATACTGCTGCCCGAGAGGAATTACTCAAAGAACTGTGTGGCATAAAGTACTTTACCATAGTGATTGAAGAAGAGTTGGAAATTGATGGCCAAGCATACATCCCTGTAGGAATACACTACCTTGACAAACAAGATGATCAGTGTGAAAATATATTAGCCTTTATCCCCCTTGTCAAAAACATTACTTCATTTGTGGATACTCTGACCTTTGTTCTCTCTGAAAAGTGGGGTTTAAACTTGGCATTCTGTAGAGGTCAGACTTTGGCAAGACCCAGTGCTTCAGGCTCTCAGATGAGACAGGCTTCAGCTTTGCTTTCCCAGAGACTTTCTCATGCTTTCGGTGTCCTAAACCCTCTTACTCTGAAGGCTTTGACAGCAAGTGCATCCTCCCTAAGAGAGATAATGCATAGTTTTGAGTGCTTGGAGCAGCTGTTAAGGTGGTTCTCTGATGATGTTCAGCGACGGGTAAGGCTAGAGAAAGCTGTTGTACATTTGTTTCAACAGGATGAAAAGGCCAATGAGCTGAAAGCCAAGCTAAGCAGCAATCAATGGGCAATGAGTCATGAGATTCTGGAACATTCTACAGACATTCTAGAAGCCATCATCCTTTGTTTGAATGAAATGAAGGGTGACCATGACAATGAGGCAAATGCAACACAGGCTCAGAGCTTCCTTTCCACCATCCAAAACTTTGATTTCATCTTGACCATTGTGATCATGAAAAACATCTTGAGCCTCACCAAAAACCTATGCCAGAGTCTTCAGGGAAATTCATATGATGTGTATCAAGCTGTTAACAGCCAGCCTGATTTCCTGTCCTCTCTCAGTGAACTTAAGAACCGTATTGACTCTCACCATCAAATCTGGTTTCAAGAGGCATTTGCATTGGCTTCAAAGCTGCAGGCCACAATGTATCTTTCACTACAGCCACCCGTGAATGTGCACTACAGAGAGGACATCAGTAAAAGGACCATTGAGCACTGTATTGCTGAAGTGGAAGGGCTCTCCCAGGATATTCTGTCTGCTCTTCGCTGCTTGCAGGTTGTGCCTTATGTCATGTCCAAAGTGGAAGGATGCTGCAAGGATATTGAGTTTGTCAAGGTTTTCCAGGAGGACCTGCCTGACCCAGACTCCCTCCAGGCTGAGCTGCAGAGGTGGTGGGACAGGTGGCAAGGCCCTATTGCATCTCACCAATACCTGCCCGACACCATTATTGGCACTCTCAAAACTTCTGACATCCAGTCTTTTCCCAACATTTCAACAATTCTCAGGCTTCTGGCAGTCCTGTCCTGCTCCAGTATGCAGAGTAGCTTCAGACAGGGAAAGATAACATCTGAGCTGTATCCTCTGTAG